The Henckelia pumila isolate YLH828 chromosome 2, ASM3356847v2, whole genome shotgun sequence genome includes a window with the following:
- the LOC140879009 gene encoding uncharacterized protein, with protein sequence MESCSGGNSNFSFIGSCQYLKGLYLISIPNVATLMELFQNLGQKCPNINPETTTLLFTAPHKKMEVTLIDNDDVRNMINLHMCMKLNIIELRAERKTDQSHRSTNVDRVQTENETHSTSGTHLEVCSMSNSIDSWRQCIRGVGQTFKDASNFRNYVKNYAIAIRRSFSYVKNDSQKIIVVCSDANCSWRIYASKHQSDNAFGIRNCNLTHSCGDDNLKTRGHPKADSFWVCNLVKDKLRGEPSYHPITMIKDIQRDFGVEIKYHKVWTGKEMAMNEIHGTEKGSYDKLRWYCHAVKETNPGSYAEYEIDTMTNRFDRLFICFHACLVGFVCGCRPLIFLDGTHIKNKYKGSILVAVAKDANDDLFTLEYAVVDAENDCNWHWFCNRLKDVLASKNVTFFHSFTFFSGRHPGLIKAIQSVFPGSHHAYCLRHLVHNFVKQVLRRYPLHNKKKWSSVLKKTAYASSRHEFFELIKSITESMPIAQEFLVNSSPDNWANALFTGNRWGVINNNIAESWNSWVKPARHLPIVAMVDNIRIQIMTMMHERREKYLVMDKDLTPRKEKDVSLAYSQSRSLKVHRSCGLKFEVIDGDKTLAVDLSSWTCSCRGYNDEGESICAPIVRSQPGRRRTMRIPSQVEHHLTKCGRGKIQGHNRRYK encoded by the exons ATGGAGTCCTGTTCTGGAGGAAATTCTAATTTTTCCTTTATTGGTAGTTGTCAGTACCTTAAAGGCCTTTATCTAATTTCAATTCCTAATGTTGCTACGCTGATGGAGTTGTTCCAAAATCTCGGACAAAAATGTCCGAATATTAACCCTGAAACGACGACGTTGCTTTTCACAGCCCCTCACAAGAAGATGGAAGTCACTTTGATTGACAATGATGATGTGCGTAACATGATAAATCTTCATATGTGTATGAAGTTGAATATCATTGAATTAAGAGCAGAAAGAAAGACTGATCAAAGTCACCGTAGCACAAACGTTGACAG GGTTCAAACTGAAAATGAGACACATTCGACAAGTGGCACCCATCTCGAAGTTTGCAGTATGAGTAATTCTATTGATTCGTGGCGTCAGTGCATACGTGGTGTTGGTCAAACATTTAAAGATGCATCTAATTTCCGAAATTATGTTAAAAACTATGCCATTGCTATCAGACGTTCATTTTCCTATGTGAAAAATGATAGTCAGAAGATCATTGTTGTGTGTAGTGATGCAAATTGTTCATGGAGAATATATGCATCTAAACATCAATCAGATAATGCATTTGGCATAAGAAATTGTAATTTAACTCATAGTTGTGGTGATGACAATTTAAAAACTAGAGGACATCCTAAAGCTGATTCTTTTTGGGTATGTAACTTGGTGAAAGATAAGTTGAGGGGAGAGCCATCATATCATCCAATTACAATGATTAAGGACATACAAAGAGATTTCGGAGTGGAAATTAAATACCACAAAGTTTGGACGGGCAAAGAAATGGCAATGAATGAAATTCATGGAACTGAGAAGGGGTCATATGATAAGTTGCGATGGTATTGTCACGCCGTTAAAGAAACCAATCCTGGAAGCTATGCTGAATATGAGATTGATACGATGACAAATAGATTTGATCGGCTGTTCATATGTTTTCACGCTTGCCTTGTTGGTTTCGTTTGTGGCTGTAGGCCATTAATATTTTTAGATGGAACCCACATCAAGAACAAGTACAAAGGAAGTATTCTAGTAGCTGTTGCAAAGGACGCAAATGATGATCTTTTCACCTTGGAATATGCAGTTGTGGATGCAGAGAATGACTGTAACTGGCACTGGTTTTGTAATCGATTGAAAGATGTTCTAGCTTCAAAAAATGTAACGTTCTTCCATAGCTTTACTTTCTTCTCTGGCAGGCATCCTGGTTTGATTAAGGCTATTCAATCTGTGTTCCCTGGTAGTCATCATGCATATTGCTTAAGACATTTAGTACACAATTTTGTGAAACAA GTATTGCGGAGGTACCCACTCCATAATAAGAAGAAATGGTCATCTGTATTGAAAAAAACGGCATATGCCTCATCGCGACATGAGTTTTTTGAGCTTATAAAATCTATAACCGAGTCAATGCCAATTGCACAAGAGTTTCTTGTGAATTCTTCACCTGATAATTGGGCAAATGCTCTATTTACGGGTAACCGATGGGGTGTGATTAATAACAATATTGCTGAAAGTTGGAATAGTTGGGTGAAACCTGCGCGCCACCTACCAATTGTGGCAATGGTAGACAATATACGCATCCAAATTATGACAATGATGCACGAAAGAAGAGAAAAATATTTGGTGATGGATAAAGATTTAACCCCTAGAAAAGAAAAGGATGTTTCACTTGCTTATTCTCAGTCCCGCAGCTTGAAGGTCCATAGGTCATGTGGATTGAAATTTGAGGTTATAGATGGGGATAAAACTTTGGCAGTTGATTTGAGTTCATGGACGTGTTCATGTCGAG GTTATAATGATGAAGGTGAATCAATTTGTGCTCCTATCGTGCGTAGTCAACCAGGTCGTAGACGAACTATGAGGATCCCTTCTCAAGTTGAACATCATCTGACAAAGTGTGGAAGGGGAAAAATTCAAGGGCATAACAGGC GCTACAAATGA